A single genomic interval of Seriola aureovittata isolate HTS-2021-v1 ecotype China chromosome 10, ASM2101889v1, whole genome shotgun sequence harbors:
- the LOC130176496 gene encoding kelch-like protein 25 codes for MSVTVHENRKSRTSTGSMNISLFHKPSHPDSVLTHLNTMRKQCMFTDVTLWAGDRSFPCHRAVLAACSRYFEAMFSGGLRESLDSDVNFRDSIHPEVLELLLDFAYSSRVIINEENAESLLEAGDMLQFHDIRDAAAEFLEKNLHSSNCLGMMLLSDAHQCKRLYELSWRMCLLHYETVRESEDFYSLSKDKLLELILSDELEIEDEQVVFNSVMRWVRFDLERRRHHLPELLRGIRLALLPSECLLEAVACEELVMADKRSRSIVEEAMQCKKKILQNDGVVTSPCARPRKAGHTLLILGGQTFMCDKIYQVDHKAKEIIPKADLPSPRKEFSACAIGCKVYVTGGRGSENGVSKDVWIYDTVHEEWSKGAPMLIARFGHGSAELENSLYVVGGHTAIAGVFPASPSVSLKQVERYDPLSNKWTMMAPLRDGVSNAAVVSAKLKLFVFGGTTIHRDKASKVQCYDPVGNRWNIAAECPQAWRYTAAAVLGSQIFIMGGDTEFTAASAYRFDCETNLWTRVGDMTSKRMSCHAVASGNKLYVVGGYFGTQRCKTLDCYDPTSDSWNSITTVPYSLIPTAFVSTWKHLPA; via the exons ATGTCAGTGACTGTTCATGAGAATCGTAAATCCCGCACCAGCACAGGCTCCATGAACATCTCACTGTTCCACAAGCCTTCACATCCTGACAGTGTCCTGACTCACCTGAACACCATGAGAAAACAGTGCATGTTCACTGATGTCACTCTGTGGGCAGGGGATCGCTCCTTCCCATGCCACAG GGCGGTCTTGGCAGCATGCAGCCGTTATTTTGAGGCCATGTTCAGTGGTGGGCTACGAGAAAGTCTTGACAGTGATGTGAACTTCAGAGACAGTATACATCCTGag GTCCTGGAGCTTTTGCTGGACTTTGCCTATTCTTCTCGAGTCATCATAAATGAGGAGAACGCTGAGTCGCTGTTGGAGGCAGGCGACATGTTGCAGTTTCATGACATTCGGGACGCAGCTGCAGAGTTTTTAGAGAAAAATCTGCACTCCTCCAACTGCCTGGGGATGATGCTGCTATCAGATGCCCATCAGTGTAAAAGGCTGTACGAGCTGTCATGGAGGATGTGTCTGTTGCACTATGAGACG gtcagagagtcagaggatTTCTACAGTCTGTCTAAAGACAAACTGCTGGAGCTGATTTTGAGTGATGAGCTGGAGATAGAAGATGAACAG GTTGTGTTTAACTCTGTGATGCGGTGGGTCCGATTCGATTTGGAGCGTCGGCGTCATCATCTACCTGAACTGCTGAGGGGCATCCGGCTGGCTCTGCTGCCCTCTGAATGTCTGCTGGAGGCTGTAGCCTGTGAAGAGTTGGTTATGGCTGACAAGAGGAGCAG GTCAATAGTAGAAGAGGCCATGCAGTGTAAGAAGAAAATCCTCCAGAATGATGGAGTAGTGACAAGTCCCTGTGCTCGGCCTCGTAAGGCAGGACACACACTGCTTATTCTGGGAGGCCAGACCTTCATGTGTGACAAGATATACCAG GTTGACCATAAAGCTAAGGAGATTATACCCAAGGCAGACCTCCCAAGCCCCAGGAAGGAGTTCAGTGCATGTGCCATTGGCTGCAAGGTTTACGTGACAGGAGGTAGAGGATCAGAGAACGGTGTGTCTAAAGACGTCTGGATCTATGACACAGTCCATGAAGAATGGTCTAAAGGAGCACCCATGCTGATAGCCAG GTTTGGCCATGGCTCAGCTGAGCTGGAGAACAGTCTGTATGTGGTTGGAGGTCATACAGCCATCGCTGGAGTTTTTCCTGCCTCTCCATCCGTCTCCCTGAAACAG GTCGAGCGCTACGACCCTCTTAGCAATAAATGGACCATGATGGCTCCTCTGCGAGATGGAGTCAGTAATGCAGCTGTGGTCAGCGCTAAACTCAAACTCTTTGTTTTTGGTGGGACCACCATACACAGAGACAAGGCCTCCAAG GTCCAGTGCTATGACCCTGTGGGTAACCGCTGGAATATTGCAGCTGAATGCCCCCAGGCGTGGCGCTACACGGCAGCCGCTGTCTTAGGAAGCCAGATCTTCATCATGGGTGGCGACACTGAATTCACTGCTGCCTCTGCTTATCGCTTTGACTGTGAAACCAATCTGTGGACTAGAGTGGGCGACATGACGTCCAAACGGATGAGCTGCCACGCTGTGGCCTCTGGAAATAAGCTGTATGTGGTGGGAGGATATTTTGGGACGCAACGGTGTAAAACACTGGACTGCTACGATCCCACATCAGATAGTTGGAACTCCATCACCACTGTGCCTTATTCACTGATCCCCACTGCCTTTGTCAGCACCTGGAAACACCTGCCGGCCTAA